The genomic interval GCTGTGGGGATTCGGGCCGGGGCTGGCACTGGTGCTGCTGGCCAGCTTTCCCGGCCATGAAGCGCTGGGCGTACTGGGCGGCACGCTGGTCACGATGCTCGGCAGCGCCTTGCTCATCTGGGGCCACTGGCAGAACTGGCGGCTGCAGGCCCGATGTGCGGTGCATCCCGTGACCGAATCAAAAGAAAAAGCTGCTGCAGGCGCTACCGAATCCGCTTCGTTTTATACGATTTCCGGGAAATCATCGTGCATGTGAGAAAGCACGGGCGCACACGGCGGTGCGCCCCTACAGATCTTTGACGTTTTCCCTATCCCGTAGGGGCGGACCATTGTGTCCGCCCGATCATACCTGCCGGATCACGTCCGCCACACGGGGGGTGGCACCCTCATGCACCGGTAAATCAGTGATCCCTTATTAGACGAATCGAGCCTGGTACCAGAAGAAAAAAGCCTTCGCTGACGTCAGCGAAGGCTTTTTCTTCTGCATCAAAATGGAAGCTCAGCGCCGGGGTACAGCGCTTGGCCGGGTTTCCACGTCGGCCGGCGGGGTGCCCGTTGCGCCGTTGCCTACCTCGGCCGCCACGGGCGCGCGGCCCAGGAAACGCCGCAGGTGGTTGGCGACCGAGTCGAACGAGGAGTAGAGCACGGGCATGATCACCAGCGTCAGGAACGTCCCGAACGTCAGGCCGCTGATGATCGCCGTACCCATCGGCCCCCAGAACTGGGTGTTTTCCGAGCCAAGCTGGAAGTTAGGCTCCCAGTTGACCAGCAGCCCCACAAAGTCGATGTTGATACCGAACGTCAGTGGTACCAGGCCGATCACGGTGGTCAGCGCCGTCAGGATCACGGGGCGCAGACGCGTGGCCCCGGCCTCAATGATCGCGTCGTGCTTGCTGAGCCCGCGCTGCTGAAGCTGCATCGTGTAGTCGATCAGCACGATGTTGTTGTTGACCACGATGCCGGCCAGCGAGATCAGTCCGATGAAGGTCATCAGCCCGAAGGCCGTGCGCGTGAGGATCAGGCCCAGCAGCACGCCGATCAGGCTCAGACCCACGGCAATCATGATCAGGAACGGCCCGCTGACGCGGTTGAACTGGGCGATCATGATCAGAAAGATCAGGGCCGAGCCGATGAGCAGCGCCGTGGTCAGGAAGCTGAACGACTCCTGCTGCTCTTCGTTTTCGCCCGTGTAGGCCAAGTGGTAGCCCGGCGGCAGCGACCGCTCGTAGTCGGCCAGGTACTGGCGCACCTGCTGCAACACGGCCTGGGCATTGTAGCCGGGCGCCACGTCGCCGCTGACAGTGGCGACGCGTTGCAGGTCCAGCCGCGTGATGGCGCCGAGTCCGCCGCCCAGCTCGAAGTCGGCCACGGCCGCCAGCGGGATCTGCTGGCCTTCGTGCAGGATGGTCAGGTTACGCAGGCTTTCGAGCGAGCGGCGGTCGGCTTCTTTCAGGCGGACCGTGATGTCGTACTCGTCCTCGCCCGTGCGGTACTGGCTGGCCTCGATGCCGTTGATGGCCGCCCGCACGGTGGAGGCGATCTGCTGCGTGCTCAGCCCGAAACGTCCGGCCCGCTCCCGGTCGATGCGCACGCGCAGCTCCGGCCGCCCCGTGTTCAGGTTGTCGGTGATGTCCACCAGGCCGGGGATGCGCCCCGTCTCGGCGGCCTCGATCAGCCGCTGCTTGATCTCCTGCGTGATGCGCACGATTTCAGCGAATTCGGGTCCGGTGATTTCAATGTTCACCGGTGGTCCGGTGGGCGGCCCGGGGTTGTCCTGATCGATCTTGATCGTGACGCCGGGAATGCCCTGCAACTGGCGGCGCAGCCGGTCGAGCGTCTCGCGGCTGGAGACGGCCCGGTCTTCGTAATCAACGAGATCCAGCGTGATCGTGGCCACCTCGGGGCGCGACGAGCCGCCGCCGAACATCCGGTCGCCGCCCACCCCTACGTTCACCTGAATGTTTTTGACGTTGGCCCGGTCTTCCGGATGTTCGTTCAGCAGCTGCTCGATGCGGGCCAGGGCCTCGCGGGCGATCCGATCGGTCGTCTCGACGTTCGTGCCCAGCGGGGCCGTCAGCGTGACCTGAATCTGGTTAGGATCGGTTTTCGGGAAGAACTCGACGCCCGTGGGAGCAACGGCAAACATCGCCAGAATCGCGAAGAGCGCGCCGAGCACGCTGTTGAGCAGGCGGGCGCGGTTGTCCGTGAGGATCAGGTAGCGACGGCCCCGGCGGTTCAGCAACGCGCCCAGCAGTCCGACGACGATGATGAGCAGCGGCAGCGTCAGCAGTTCGACGATCGTGGTGAGCGCCACCTCCCGCGGGCTCAGGTACATGAGCCCGGTGATAACGAGTACCACGGCCCCGAAGATCAATCCGCCGCGCACCGTCGCCCAGCCGCCCAGAAAGAGCGTCTCGAGCGTGTGCAGGATGATTCCGATCAGGCCCACTACCGCCAGGATGGTGCCGGGGATCGTCAGCACCATGCCAGCCGGGCCGCCGCCCAGCAGCGCCGAAAGGCCGCCGCCCAGCACCAGCAGCACCACGCCCAGCGTGAAGCTTCCCAGCGTGAACGTGTTGCGCAGCAGTGCGTGCCGCACCGAATAGTCTCGTTCCAGCATCCAGCTCAGGAACGCCCGGTAGCGCCGGATCAGGCCCGGCAGGCCATGGTGGATGAACCAGTTGCCGATCGGGCTGAAAATGTAGCGGTGGAGCAGGTAAATCACCGGAACGGCGACGGCCAGCACCACCAGCGTTTTCCAGTTGGCCAGCCCCAGCACCAGCCCCAGCAGCAGGATCACGGCGGCCGCCAGCACACGCACCCGCCGGGGCGGACGCGGCGCTTTT from Rhodothermus marinus carries:
- a CDS encoding MerC domain-containing protein, whose protein sequence is MLTEKSRWDRVGIWLSGICLVHCLLLPVALVVLPVSALVITWHEDVHIVFAVLLVPTTALAFYQGYRRHRQKRVLWGFGPGLALVLLASFPGHEALGVLGGTLVTMLGSALLIWGHWQNWRLQARCAVHPVTESKEKAAAGATESASFYTISGKSSCM
- a CDS encoding efflux RND transporter permease subunit; translated protein: MKITDLAIRQRTTVLVLTVLLAVGGLVSYLTIPKESFPSIEIPNIVITTVYPGASPEDIESLITKPIEEELQGITGIDEIRSTSTEGVSTIVVEFMPDQISLDEAFQKVRDKVDIAKAKLPEDAEEPMVNEIDLSELPIMTINLAAPYALSRLKEVAEDLSDELEALPDVLEATVVGGLEREVQVNVDRAALQAYNLTFNDVINAIQRENTNLPGGSIDVDRLNYLVRVDGEFEVPEEINNIVIKAPGGKPIYVRDVAEVVFGYKERDSYAYLRVLQREEDGHLVPVHNQSGEPLQVVSLSIRKRSGANILETTEAIRQVLDRFPFPAGTEVVITGDQSEDVRTLVRDLENNIISGLIFVVAVLLFFLGVRTATLVGIAIPLSMFTSFLVFQALGYTLNFVILFSLIIALGMLVDNAIVIVENIYRFREQGYSRFEAARLATAEVGGAVVASTATTVAAFVPMLFWPGTIGKFMSFLPLTLIITLTSSLFVALVINPVLTGYFMRVEGEKAPRPPRRVRVLAAAVILLLGLVLGLANWKTLVVLAVAVPVIYLLHRYIFSPIGNWFIHHGLPGLIRRYRAFLSWMLERDYSVRHALLRNTFTLGSFTLGVVLLVLGGGLSALLGGGPAGMVLTIPGTILAVVGLIGIILHTLETLFLGGWATVRGGLIFGAVVLVITGLMYLSPREVALTTIVELLTLPLLIIVVGLLGALLNRRGRRYLILTDNRARLLNSVLGALFAILAMFAVAPTGVEFFPKTDPNQIQVTLTAPLGTNVETTDRIAREALARIEQLLNEHPEDRANVKNIQVNVGVGGDRMFGGGSSRPEVATITLDLVDYEDRAVSSRETLDRLRRQLQGIPGVTIKIDQDNPGPPTGPPVNIEITGPEFAEIVRITQEIKQRLIEAAETGRIPGLVDITDNLNTGRPELRVRIDRERAGRFGLSTQQIASTVRAAINGIEASQYRTGEDEYDITVRLKEADRRSLESLRNLTILHEGQQIPLAAVADFELGGGLGAITRLDLQRVATVSGDVAPGYNAQAVLQQVRQYLADYERSLPPGYHLAYTGENEEQQESFSFLTTALLIGSALIFLIMIAQFNRVSGPFLIMIAVGLSLIGVLLGLILTRTAFGLMTFIGLISLAGIVVNNNIVLIDYTMQLQQRGLSKHDAIIEAGATRLRPVILTALTTVIGLVPLTFGINIDFVGLLVNWEPNFQLGSENTQFWGPMGTAIISGLTFGTFLTLVIMPVLYSSFDSVANHLRRFLGRAPVAAEVGNGATGTPPADVETRPSAVPRR